The candidate division TA06 bacterium DNA window CGATGGCCAGCGGGAGTTCAAGGCCATAGCTATTCACTCCGATTCCCCGGAACCTACGGCTCCCTGCGGGGCCTGCCGCCAGGTGCTGAGCGAATTCAGTCCCGGGATGCTGGTGATCATGGCCGGGGCCAGAGGGATGGTCAAATCGCGAAAATTAAAGGAACTGTTGCCTAATTGCTTCGGGCCAAAATCACTGAAAACTTTTAATAGCCACCAAGGCACTTAATCCGTTAATTGTTTAGTTAGCAGTTAATCGTAAATCGTCAATCGTGTTTGTGTCATAGTGCCTTTGTGGCTGAATAGTTACCAAAAATAAAACATAAGGAGAACGATTTGTTCAGCATAGCATTTGCCATGGGACAGCCGGGAGCCCCGGCCCAGGGCCAGCAGAGCGGCGGCGGTTTACTGAACTTGCTGCCAATAGTAATCATGTTCGTCATCATCTACGTCCTGCTGATCCTGCCCCAGCAGCGCCAGCAGAAAAAACACGCCCAGATGCTCAAGGGCCTGCAAAAGGGAGACAAGGTGGTGGCCGCCGGCGGCATCCACGGCACGGTGGTGGGGGTGGACGATGCCCGGAACATAGTGGTGGTCAAGATCGACGAGAACGTCAAGATCGAAGTGCAGAAGTCAACGGTCAGCGTCAAAATAGAAAAGTAAGCGCGATCATATCTTTGATTTAATCGGCGCAACCAATTTAATCACTATCATCAGGCTGTTAACCAATATCAGACATCTCGCGATCCTCTCCTTGCTGCGATAAGCTCAACACAAGGAGCAGGGAAGAAGGAAAGCGGGGTGCGGGAGGTCTTCTATGAACAAGATTTTTAGGGCGCTCAATCTGGTTATTCTAATGTTCCTCGGGCTTTTCAGCTTGAGCGCGGCCTCAGAATTCTGGAACTTAGAGCCTGGCATAATTGGAGCCAGATCAGCGGCCCTCGGCGGGGCCGATGCGGCCTTGGCCGATGAGCCGGCAGCCATATTTTATAATCCGGCGGGATTGGGACAGATAAAGAAAAAGTGCTTTGCTGCGGGATTATATATATGCTCGGCCAAGGGAGCGCCAGTTGTTCCGGTTGTTCATGAAACTTCGCCTGCGGATCCCTGGGGATATTATCAGAACGAATATCCCTGGTCGGAAAAGATCAAAGGCCTTGATTTTATCGCGGGAGTTTTCCGCTGGCGCAACTTTACCCTGGCTGGAGGATATTCCCGTCCCTATCGGAGAATTAGGGAATACGATACCGTTTTGGCGTGGAAGGATTACAGCATACCATATAAATGCAATTTCCAGGCTGATCGTTTTACATTGTCTATGGCGGTATCGGCTAAAGATAAGATTTACGGAGGTTTTGCGGTGCATTTTTATCAGGCCCAAATATACAACAGCGATTTCAGTATTGACCGGAGATCATACCAATATGATTCCATAAACATCAGGCGATACCTCTGGGTAAATTGGGAAAGAAGCAACCTTGAGGCTACAGGGTCCGGCCTGGAGATAGGCTTATTAGCCAAGCCCGCCAATGATATCTCCCTGGGGTTTACCTTGGCCTCCGCCGCCAGCCTTGAGGGCGAAGAACTTTGGGACAACTATTCCTATTATGCCTATAACGACACGGTGGGTCAGGATACTCTTTACAGTTATAGTTTCTGGAACCAGGTAGAATTGGGTTGGAAGCTAAGACTGGCCGCAGCTTTTGGCGATCCAAAGGAGACCTGTCTGTTGTTAAGTTACATGTATCAAGGGGGATCTGATAATGGGACTATTGCTTATCCGATGGTTTATCCCGGGATATACCCCAGCCAACTTGAATTCACGACCGAGACCAGCGGCTTGGCCGCAGGGATACAGATCGCTGCAAGAAAAGATCTGCTCATTAGGGCGGGGGGCTCTAATACGGCTGGAATTTTGAAGGGCAGTTTGGGCCTGGGTTGGCAGTATAAAAATATGGCGCTGGATTGCGCCTACCGCCAGGTTATTTCTTCCACCAAAAGATATAAATCAAAAGAAATTTTTGTAAGCGCCGGATATAGTTTTTAGTCCCTGCAAATGGATACGAAAAAGCAAAAAATACTGCCCGTCAGAATCTACGGCGACCCGGTGCTGCGGCAAAAGGCCGAGCCGGTAAAGAACATCGACGGTTCGCTGATCTCTTTGGCCGGCCAGATGATCGAATCACTGGCTTTGGCCCGGGGGCTGGGATTGGCAGCGCCCCAGGTGGGCCATTTGCTGGCCCTCTGCATCATCAACCTGCCGGCCCTGGATTCAAAACAGGCCAAGCCGCTGATACTGATAAATCCCCAGCTGCAGGCTTCCGACGGAAAAGCCGTCTATCAGGAGGGATGCTTAAGCTTTCCCGGAATGTACGCCGAGGTGGCCCGGCCCCAAACCGCGACAGTCACCGGGCTGGACCGGGACGGCAATCCGCTGGAGCTGGAGGCTTCCGAAATTTTGGCCCGGGTGTTTCTGCACGAGTTGGACCACCTCAACGGGGTGCTTTTCATAGATCACCTGAGCCCAATCAAACGCCAGCTTTTAAAAAAGCGGCTCAAGGAATTGATTGCCAAAACCGGGGACAAAGTCCGATGAGAAATATTTTCCGCCATGTCAAAGGACAGGTAATCAAGCTGGATGAAGACGGCGCCAGTCTTTCCGAAGCCGCGGCCCAAGCTGTTGAGGCGTTGAACCGGGGACGGGTGATGGCCTTTCCCACCGATACCGTCTATGGCTTGGGGTGCCGGGCCGACCAGCTTCGGGCCGTCAAAAGAATATACCGGCTTAAAGGGCGGAACTTTTCCAAGCCCCTGATCCTTTTCATAAAAGATTTTCGGGTACTTTCCCAGGCCACCCGGCAAATCCCGGAATATGCCCAGAAGCTGATAGATGTCTATTGGCCGGGGGCTTTGACCATGGTCTTCCAGGCTTCGGCCCAGGTTAAAAAATGGGGACTGGATAAAAACGGCACCATCGGCATCAGGATTCCCAAGCATCAGGCGCTGCAGACCATCCT harbors:
- a CDS encoding cytidine deaminase, yielding MPKPYRLSAKDLVMFAREARSKAYAPYSKFKVGAALLAKNGQVYLGCNVENASFGLTCCAERNAVFKAVSDGQREFKAIAIHSDSPEPTAPCGACRQVLSEFSPGMLVIMAGARGMVKSRKLKELLPNCFGPKSLKTFNSHQGT
- the yajC gene encoding preprotein translocase subunit YajC — translated: MGQPGAPAQGQQSGGGLLNLLPIVIMFVIIYVLLILPQQRQQKKHAQMLKGLQKGDKVVAAGGIHGTVVGVDDARNIVVVKIDENVKIEVQKSTVSVKIEK
- the def gene encoding peptide deformylase — translated: MDTKKQKILPVRIYGDPVLRQKAEPVKNIDGSLISLAGQMIESLALARGLGLAAPQVGHLLALCIINLPALDSKQAKPLILINPQLQASDGKAVYQEGCLSFPGMYAEVARPQTATVTGLDRDGNPLELEASEILARVFLHELDHLNGVLFIDHLSPIKRQLLKKRLKELIAKTGDKVR